One genomic region from Pseudodesulfovibrio sp. S3 encodes:
- a CDS encoding amino acid ABC transporter ATP-binding protein, which yields MDINEIVIDIKGLNKWYGDFHVLKNVDLQVHKGERIVICGPSGSGKSTLIRCMNQLEHHEEGVIIVDGTELTGNLKGIEKIRREVGMVFQNFNLFPHMTVLENLTLAPIWVRKMPKREAEATAMHFLERVRIAEQAAKYPGQLSGGQQQRVAIARALCMNPNILLFDEPTSALDPEMIKEVLDVMVSLAEENMTMVCVTHEMGFARTVADHVIFMDCGEIVEQNPPEEFFSNPQYDRTKLFLSQILQH from the coding sequence ATGGATATCAACGAAATCGTCATTGACATAAAAGGGCTGAACAAGTGGTACGGCGACTTCCATGTGCTCAAAAACGTCGACCTCCAGGTTCACAAGGGCGAACGCATCGTCATCTGCGGACCGTCCGGCTCCGGCAAATCGACCCTCATCCGGTGCATGAACCAGCTTGAACATCACGAGGAAGGGGTCATCATCGTGGACGGGACCGAGCTCACAGGAAACCTGAAGGGCATTGAAAAAATCCGCCGCGAAGTGGGTATGGTCTTCCAGAATTTCAACCTCTTCCCGCACATGACCGTGCTGGAGAATCTCACCCTTGCCCCGATCTGGGTACGGAAAATGCCGAAAAGGGAGGCCGAGGCAACGGCCATGCATTTCCTTGAGCGGGTGCGCATCGCTGAACAGGCGGCCAAATACCCCGGCCAACTGTCCGGCGGGCAGCAACAGCGTGTGGCCATCGCGCGCGCCCTGTGCATGAACCCCAATATCCTGTTATTCGACGAACCAACATCGGCGCTGGACCCGGAGATGATCAAGGAAGTTCTCGATGTCATGGTAAGCCTGGCCGAAGAAAACATGACCATGGTTTGCGTAACCCACGAAATGGGCTTTGCCCGCACCGTGGCCGATCATGTCATATTCATGGATTGCGGCGAGATCGTGGAACAGAATCCCCCGGAGGAATTCTTCTCCAATCCGCAATATGACCGCACCAAGCTTTTCCTCAGCCAGATACTGCAGCATTGA
- a CDS encoding PAS domain-containing sensor histidine kinase: protein MMSTSYTRLKWNLVLIILGLSLVPLFALGYVIHAEFKQTYEEKLTSNLKLMVSNRRDAIDMFLNERVVQLRMLADMHSFAEMTDQAYLDAVFEVIHETSRSFIDVGVIGHDGRHEAYSGPFDLKEVNYKDESWFHQVMLKGLYISDVFMGFRNFPHFIIAVKRQEAGKTWILRATIDSDVFISLVRNVRTGKYGDAYIVNDKNQLQTPSRFGGKVLSKASIPDHKGGRDIEILEWSDGSSTFLAGTTPLANTDWRLVILENPEEGLSPLMRTKSLIYTLLGVCALVIFLGAYVTVSSVVAKLKASDRERAAMDAAVMQSSKMASLGKLAAGVAHEVNNPLSIIRESAGWIRDILNDGELGESKAVDELQEALADIDRHVERARKVTHRMLGFARRMEPLNEDVDLNMLANQTVAFLENETRHRNIQVDCRLDQELPLITTDSNQVQQVILNLLENAIDAIGENGAITVTTRVEGDMVAMDIADSGEGISRENLSKVFDPFFTTKPTGEGTGLGLSIVYSTLSKIGGTINVHSEQGLGTTFTVRLPFACPHFPGCKEEA, encoded by the coding sequence ATGATGAGTACATCCTATACCAGGCTCAAGTGGAATCTCGTCCTGATCATCCTGGGCCTTTCCCTCGTCCCTCTGTTCGCGCTGGGCTATGTCATCCATGCCGAATTCAAGCAGACCTATGAGGAAAAACTGACCAGCAATCTGAAGCTCATGGTGAGCAATAGGCGGGATGCCATAGACATGTTCCTCAATGAGCGGGTGGTGCAGCTCCGCATGCTGGCGGACATGCATTCCTTTGCGGAAATGACCGATCAGGCCTACCTCGACGCGGTATTCGAAGTCATTCACGAAACATCGCGTTCCTTCATTGATGTAGGCGTCATCGGTCATGATGGCCGCCATGAGGCGTACAGCGGTCCGTTCGACCTCAAGGAGGTCAATTACAAGGACGAATCCTGGTTCCATCAGGTCATGCTCAAGGGGCTGTATATCAGCGACGTGTTCATGGGATTCCGCAATTTCCCGCATTTCATCATTGCCGTGAAGCGGCAGGAAGCCGGCAAGACATGGATACTCCGGGCCACCATCGATTCCGACGTCTTTATCTCGCTTGTCAGAAATGTCCGTACCGGAAAATACGGTGACGCATATATCGTCAACGACAAAAACCAGTTGCAAACGCCGTCCCGGTTCGGAGGGAAGGTGCTGTCAAAGGCATCCATCCCGGACCACAAGGGCGGCAGGGATATCGAGATACTGGAATGGTCTGACGGTAGCTCGACCTTTCTGGCCGGGACGACCCCGCTGGCCAACACTGACTGGCGTCTGGTCATTCTGGAAAATCCGGAGGAAGGGCTGTCTCCCCTGATGCGGACCAAATCCCTGATATACACCCTGCTCGGGGTGTGCGCGTTGGTGATCTTCTTAGGCGCGTACGTCACGGTCAGTTCGGTGGTGGCAAAGCTCAAGGCATCGGATCGTGAACGGGCGGCCATGGATGCGGCGGTCATGCAGTCCAGCAAGATGGCTTCCCTGGGGAAGCTGGCGGCCGGGGTGGCCCATGAGGTCAACAATCCGCTTTCCATCATCCGGGAAAGCGCAGGTTGGATACGGGACATTCTCAACGACGGCGAGCTGGGAGAAAGCAAGGCCGTGGACGAGCTCCAGGAAGCGCTTGCCGACATCGACAGGCACGTGGAGCGGGCTCGCAAGGTCACGCACAGGATGCTCGGCTTTGCCCGGCGCATGGAACCGCTGAACGAGGACGTGGACCTGAATATGCTGGCCAATCAGACGGTGGCTTTCCTGGAAAATGAAACCCGGCATCGGAATATCCAGGTGGATTGCCGTCTGGATCAGGAACTGCCGCTCATCACCACCGATTCCAACCAGGTGCAGCAGGTCATTCTCAATCTGCTGGAGAACGCCATAGACGCCATCGGCGAGAACGGCGCCATCACGGTCACCACCCGCGTGGAGGGGGATATGGTCGCCATGGATATCGCCGACAGCGGCGAGGGTATTTCCAGGGAGAACCTTTCCAAGGTCTTCGACCCCTTTTTCACGACAAAACCAACAGGCGAGGGGACCGGCCTGGGCCTGTCCATAGTCTACAGCACCCTGAGCAAGATCGGCGGCACCATCAACGTGCACAGTGAGCAGGGTCTCGGCACCACGTTCACTGTCAGGCTGCCGTTCGCCTGTCCTCATTTCCCCGGTTGCAAGGAGGAAGCATGA
- a CDS encoding response regulator produces the protein MTIKARILVVDDEERFRKSVAQLLRKENYYVDEAQDGHEAINMLVTRDYDVVLLDMKMPGMSGAETFSEIRLQGFDVETICLTGHTSIGDAMDLLQNGVFDYLLKPASMPEIIQTVQRATERKLLRHGQISMSELIDGSAVR, from the coding sequence ATGACAATCAAGGCAAGAATCCTTGTGGTCGACGACGAAGAGCGGTTCAGAAAATCCGTAGCCCAGCTCCTGAGAAAGGAGAATTATTATGTGGACGAGGCCCAGGACGGGCATGAGGCCATCAATATGCTCGTCACCAGGGACTATGATGTGGTATTGCTCGACATGAAAATGCCCGGCATGTCCGGCGCGGAAACCTTTAGCGAAATACGGCTGCAGGGTTTTGACGTGGAAACCATTTGTCTGACGGGACATACCTCCATCGGCGATGCCATGGATCTCCTGCAGAACGGGGTGTTCGACTACCTGCTCAAGCCCGCGTCCATGCCGGAAATCATACAGACGGTCCAGCGGGCCACGGAAAGGAAGCTTCTCAGACACGGGCAGATAAGCATGTCGGAACTCATTGACGGATCAGCCGTTCGTTGA
- a CDS encoding response regulator, whose protein sequence is MTRIRILVVDDEPDFLKLIERRLTKRNVDVDTVGTGEEALLFLKNTPVDVVVLDVRMPGMNGIETLKEIRKRFREVEVILLTGHGSMQSGVEGISQGAYDYILKPFSIDNLLERIRAAHEHARLRRQRRENA, encoded by the coding sequence ATGACCAGAATCAGAATACTCGTAGTGGACGACGAACCCGATTTCCTGAAGCTGATCGAGCGGCGCCTGACAAAACGCAATGTGGATGTGGACACTGTCGGCACCGGCGAGGAGGCTCTGTTGTTCTTGAAAAACACCCCGGTCGACGTGGTGGTCCTGGACGTGCGCATGCCGGGCATGAACGGCATCGAGACGCTGAAGGAGATCCGCAAGCGGTTCCGGGAGGTGGAGGTCATCCTGCTTACGGGGCACGGCTCCATGCAGTCGGGCGTCGAAGGCATCAGCCAGGGGGCTTATGACTATATCCTCAAGCCGTTTTCCATCGACAACCTGCTTGAGCGCATCCGTGCTGCCCATGAGCACGCCCGGCTCCGAAGACAGCGGCGGGAGAACGCATGA
- a CDS encoding PEP/pyruvate-binding domain-containing protein has protein sequence MKNTLKTLFNFIHRNPDEKDETAELFLAKSENFRLLLSANNEALELMAEMTGEAQSDQVFGISHVRAQSLKVASGVRQMIERLCLMAPGKYEALRNVFNNVVQSMDEAFESRSARPLGPVVLEMKEVRAESLPETGSKVALLGEIRARLGVDVPHGFSITVSAFRMFMESTGLDDEISRLIQIHDGSNLEQLYSLEKAVRNAIDLAQIPVEIEKAVQAQCARFGNIRFAVRSSALDEDSEQAGFAGQFKSVLGVRPANLMEAYRAVLASMYSATAMTYIRNRGLREDDMIMAVGCMEMIDARAGGVVYTRSPMGDDDTVVVNAVCGLPCAVVDGSSEVDSWIIDRTTQAIVRRDTAEKEVCFVLASGGKVRKERLYGDLAVAPSITDADALRLAAMAMRIEDHFSHPQDIEWAQARDGKIVILQSRPLTVSSGAPETVSDEDESRHLALLSGCTPASPGAAFGYVVKVETKEDMFGFPDGAVLLARNARPQLSALLPKAAALVTEFGSPVGHLANVAREYGVPALIGAPGAIERLSGVGLVTVNGSTGTVYLGHRQKQIDRSSRPAPKPRVSDVGMALKNVLAFITPLNLTDPESPDFRPESCRSLHDITRYCHEKAVAEMFTKGSRPVSSARRLTGEKAMQYWLVDLGGGTAESAESKSISIEDVRSNAMKALWFGMMAVPWEGPPPVCIDGFMSVLSSAARNPALAPGAMNDMGERNYFIVGRNYCNLQSRFGFHFCTIEGFAGDDSNANYALFQFKGGGADMGRRHSRAQLVEEVLERHGFIVEIKEDALFARLEGVSREAVEEAMAILGYLLMHTRQIDMSMADSQACARYRNKFENDIGTVLSTLPTEHGAARYVS, from the coding sequence AACGAAGCACTTGAACTCATGGCCGAAATGACCGGCGAGGCGCAGTCCGACCAGGTGTTCGGCATATCCCACGTCAGGGCGCAAAGCCTCAAGGTGGCGTCGGGCGTGCGCCAGATGATCGAACGCCTCTGCCTCATGGCTCCCGGAAAATATGAAGCGCTCAGGAATGTTTTCAACAATGTTGTCCAGTCCATGGACGAAGCTTTCGAATCCCGTTCGGCCCGGCCGCTCGGTCCTGTTGTGCTTGAAATGAAGGAAGTCCGGGCCGAATCCCTGCCCGAAACAGGGTCGAAGGTGGCCCTGCTCGGAGAGATTCGTGCCAGGCTCGGCGTGGATGTCCCCCACGGGTTTTCCATCACGGTTTCGGCTTTCCGCATGTTCATGGAAAGCACCGGGCTTGATGATGAGATCAGCCGACTCATTCAGATCCATGACGGCAGCAATCTGGAACAGCTCTACAGCCTTGAAAAGGCTGTTCGCAACGCCATTGATCTCGCCCAGATCCCGGTTGAGATTGAAAAGGCCGTCCAGGCCCAGTGCGCGCGATTCGGAAATATCCGGTTTGCCGTGCGCAGCAGTGCCCTGGATGAAGATTCCGAACAAGCCGGTTTCGCGGGACAGTTCAAGTCTGTGCTGGGTGTGCGTCCGGCCAACCTGATGGAAGCGTATCGTGCTGTCCTGGCCAGCATGTACTCGGCCACGGCCATGACCTATATCCGCAATCGCGGTCTTCGTGAGGACGACATGATAATGGCTGTGGGGTGCATGGAAATGATCGACGCCAGGGCTGGAGGCGTGGTCTACACCCGGTCCCCCATGGGGGATGACGATACCGTCGTCGTCAATGCCGTATGCGGTTTGCCCTGTGCGGTCGTGGACGGTAGTTCGGAGGTGGATTCATGGATCATCGACCGGACCACCCAGGCCATTGTTCGCAGGGATACAGCCGAAAAGGAAGTTTGCTTCGTGCTGGCCTCCGGCGGCAAGGTTCGCAAGGAGCGCCTTTACGGGGATTTGGCCGTTGCCCCTTCCATCACCGACGCCGATGCGCTTCGGCTGGCGGCCATGGCGATGCGTATCGAAGATCATTTTTCACATCCGCAGGACATCGAATGGGCGCAGGCACGGGACGGGAAGATAGTCATTCTCCAGAGCCGTCCCCTGACGGTGAGTTCCGGAGCGCCGGAAACAGTCTCGGACGAAGACGAGAGCAGGCATTTGGCGCTGTTGTCTGGTTGCACTCCAGCCAGTCCCGGTGCCGCGTTCGGCTATGTGGTCAAAGTGGAGACCAAGGAGGACATGTTCGGGTTTCCCGATGGAGCAGTCCTGCTGGCCAGGAACGCCCGTCCGCAGTTGTCGGCCCTGTTGCCGAAGGCCGCGGCTCTGGTCACGGAGTTCGGCAGTCCCGTGGGACATCTGGCGAATGTCGCCCGGGAATACGGCGTTCCCGCCCTGATCGGTGCGCCGGGTGCAATCGAACGGCTTTCCGGGGTCGGCCTGGTCACGGTCAACGGTTCCACGGGAACGGTGTATCTCGGTCACCGCCAGAAGCAGATCGACCGGTCGTCCAGACCGGCACCCAAGCCGAGGGTCTCTGATGTGGGCATGGCCTTGAAAAATGTGCTCGCCTTCATAACCCCCCTGAACCTGACCGACCCGGAATCGCCCGATTTCAGGCCAGAGAGTTGCCGATCCCTGCACGATATCACCCGGTATTGTCATGAAAAGGCCGTGGCCGAGATGTTCACCAAGGGCAGTCGGCCCGTTTCGAGCGCGCGCAGGCTGACCGGTGAGAAGGCCATGCAATACTGGCTGGTGGACCTTGGCGGCGGCACGGCTGAATCTGCCGAGAGCAAAAGCATCAGCATCGAGGATGTCCGTTCCAACGCCATGAAGGCGTTGTGGTTCGGCATGATGGCTGTTCCCTGGGAAGGACCGCCGCCCGTCTGCATTGACGGTTTCATGTCCGTGCTCAGCAGCGCGGCTCGGAATCCGGCCCTTGCGCCGGGAGCCATGAACGACATGGGAGAACGCAACTACTTCATTGTGGGCAGAAACTACTGCAATCTCCAGTCCCGGTTCGGTTTTCATTTCTGTACCATAGAAGGGTTTGCCGGAGACGACTCGAACGCGAACTATGCCCTGTTCCAATTCAAGGGCGGCGGAGCCGACATGGGGCGCCGTCATTCCAGGGCGCAGCTTGTGGAGGAGGTGCTGGAGCGGCACGGTTTCATCGTAGAAATCAAGGAAGACGCCCTGTTTGCCCGACTTGAAGGGGTGTCCAGGGAGGCCGTCGAAGAGGCCATGGCCATTCTGGGCTATCTGCTCATGCACACGCGCCAGATCGACATGTCCATGGCGGATTCGCAGGCATGTGCCCGGTACAGGAACAAGTTTGAAAATGACATCGGCACAGTCCTTTCGACCCTGCCCACTGAACACGGGGCCGCGAGGTACGTGTCATGA
- a CDS encoding ATP-binding protein, which produces MNDFTHENMGICYWNGSLGPFNVGVVGTGATLKVLIDLIYNEAFREFLPEMRLTAISNADQGDAPNLYETTCPVYVSFEAMLAAHPEINLVVEITGDKSIRSRLRQSLPDSIALMDHREIVFLCGLHDMAVVKGNYMVQMDHQRTLIQSIIDEIREDIFLLDKKGIIQDLNRTVWQRAGVPRKELLGKPCWVAARLRDGSDFCNQLDPQCPFHKTLQSGQKEETLITRVNGSGLLQYYRLYAYPIYDMRGNMSHIMVMHRDITERTQREKYQQQRDKFAIIGEMSTYLAHEIRNPLYAVGGFANALLRSTSLGEQEREKVQIIVDETKRLDRLLTSMLSFARPSSVPEGTVDVVAVCRDVAELMLAGYGKHGYQIEVRTTPPLPSVQGDTDSLKQCLVNTVKNSIEAMADGGLILIEIGMGDNEVVIRIIDTGSGMDEHQMDRAFNPFYSTKDGGSGLGLPMIKKIIEECGGSVSLASKPGKGTTVTIRLQPALDSEASVQVEPAEQQ; this is translated from the coding sequence ATGAATGATTTTACCCATGAGAATATGGGAATCTGCTACTGGAACGGTTCATTGGGGCCGTTCAATGTGGGGGTCGTGGGGACAGGGGCGACCCTGAAGGTCCTGATTGATCTTATCTACAACGAAGCCTTCAGGGAATTCCTGCCTGAAATGCGTTTGACCGCCATAAGCAACGCGGACCAGGGCGATGCTCCGAACCTCTACGAGACGACCTGTCCGGTCTATGTGTCATTTGAGGCCATGCTCGCGGCCCATCCCGAGATCAACCTGGTCGTTGAAATTACGGGAGACAAGTCCATCCGGTCGAGGCTCCGCCAGTCTCTCCCGGATTCCATCGCCCTGATGGATCATCGCGAGATCGTGTTCCTGTGCGGACTGCATGATATGGCCGTGGTCAAGGGCAACTACATGGTTCAGATGGACCATCAGCGCACGCTGATCCAATCCATCATCGATGAAATCAGGGAAGACATCTTTTTGCTCGACAAGAAGGGGATCATTCAGGATCTGAACCGGACTGTATGGCAGCGGGCCGGGGTTCCCCGCAAGGAACTTCTGGGCAAGCCGTGCTGGGTCGCCGCCCGCCTGAGAGACGGCTCCGATTTTTGCAATCAGCTTGATCCCCAGTGCCCTTTTCACAAGACCCTGCAGAGCGGACAGAAGGAAGAGACCCTGATCACGCGGGTCAACGGGAGCGGCCTTTTGCAGTATTATCGGCTCTATGCCTATCCCATTTACGACATGCGAGGGAATATGTCGCATATCATGGTCATGCACAGAGACATCACGGAGAGGACCCAACGCGAGAAGTACCAGCAGCAACGGGATAAGTTCGCCATTATCGGCGAGATGTCCACCTACCTGGCACATGAGATCCGCAACCCGCTTTACGCCGTGGGCGGCTTTGCCAACGCCCTTTTGCGGTCAACCAGTCTCGGCGAGCAGGAAAGGGAGAAGGTGCAGATCATCGTGGATGAGACAAAGCGATTGGATCGCCTGCTCACCAGCATGCTCAGCTTTGCCCGTCCGTCGAGTGTCCCGGAAGGCACTGTTGATGTCGTGGCCGTGTGCCGGGATGTGGCTGAACTGATGCTCGCGGGCTACGGCAAGCACGGGTATCAAATCGAAGTCAGGACGACCCCGCCCTTGCCTTCGGTGCAGGGGGATACCGATTCACTCAAGCAGTGCCTCGTCAATACCGTCAAGAACAGCATCGAGGCCATGGCTGACGGCGGTCTGATCCTGATTGAAATTGGCATGGGCGACAACGAGGTGGTTATACGGATCATCGACACGGGATCGGGCATGGACGAGCACCAGATGGACCGGGCGTTCAACCCGTTCTATTCTACCAAGGACGGGGGTAGCGGACTCGGTTTGCCCATGATCAAGAAGATCATAGAGGAGTGCGGCGGCAGCGTCTCCCTGGCCAGCAAGCCCGGCAAGGGAACCACTGTCACCATTCGGTTGCAGCCCGCGCTTGACTCCGAGGCGTCGGTCCAGGTCGAACCTGCGGAACAGCAGTAG
- a CDS encoding ATP-binding protein has protein sequence MSLTRARDIVRVGQYAYPASCLAIAALVWQRQFSGSTVVLSIATVLTVVMWMLLRTSARWLKDASVEQSELGDQLIQSQRVLALGELSTGIAHEINNPLNIIMQEAELMRFNLASNPSPQEMEEIRGSLDVIYAQVMRCSDITHKLLDFARHRKTVSQLADINRLVEDMLELVERETSPKNIRIIRLFDDRLPMVKTDPPLLRQVFLNLLINAVQAVQADGDILITTYCSGEMACTEIRDTGPGIPAELRERIFNPFFTTKSPGEGTGLGLSVSLRIVNELGGNISVNSRPGEGAAFTVCIPVKS, from the coding sequence ATGAGCCTGACTCGGGCCAGAGATATCGTCCGGGTGGGACAATATGCCTACCCGGCGTCCTGCCTGGCCATTGCGGCACTTGTCTGGCAACGGCAATTCAGCGGGAGCACGGTTGTCTTGTCCATTGCCACCGTGTTGACGGTTGTCATGTGGATGCTGCTCAGGACGTCCGCCCGTTGGCTCAAGGATGCCTCGGTCGAGCAGTCCGAACTTGGGGACCAGCTCATTCAGTCCCAACGCGTACTGGCACTCGGCGAGCTCTCCACCGGCATAGCCCATGAGATAAACAACCCCCTGAACATCATCATGCAGGAAGCGGAGCTCATGCGGTTCAACCTCGCTTCAAACCCGTCTCCCCAAGAAATGGAGGAAATCCGGGGGAGCCTCGACGTCATCTACGCGCAGGTGATGCGCTGCTCCGACATCACCCACAAGCTGCTGGATTTCGCCCGTCACAGAAAGACCGTATCCCAGCTTGCCGACATCAATCGTCTGGTGGAGGACATGTTGGAGCTGGTCGAGCGCGAAACCAGTCCGAAGAACATCCGGATAATCCGTTTGTTCGACGACCGGTTGCCCATGGTCAAGACCGATCCCCCGCTCTTGCGGCAGGTCTTTCTCAATCTTCTCATCAATGCGGTGCAGGCCGTGCAAGCCGATGGCGACATCCTCATTACCACGTATTGTTCGGGTGAAATGGCCTGTACGGAAATACGGGATACCGGTCCGGGCATCCCGGCAGAATTGCGCGAACGGATATTCAACCCCTTTTTCACGACCAAATCACCGGGCGAAGGCACGGGCCTCGGACTGTCCGTCAGCCTGAGGATCGTCAACGAACTCGGGGGGAACATCTCGGTGAACTCCCGACCCGGAGAGGGGGCGGCATTCACGGTGTGTATCCCGGTCAAATCATAA
- a CDS encoding glutamate synthase-related protein, with amino-acid sequence MFTWPKSNDVLGSVNRGNAIESGLCTLCRADCQGKCETWLSSLRGREMLYPRDFGMVTAGSGNTTHVGVSYNSLRIQGLNYGALGSKGTNGDHLFTDVSLETSFGAEEKTKCRVPFMTGALGSTFIAAKYWDSFAVGCALVGAPIVVGENVVGVDRESIIQNGRISSAPELDRRIETYMRYYDGYGAIIVQLNVEDTRNGVAEYVAEKYGDKVIIELKWGQGAKNIGGEIEVSSLEYALFLKKRGYLVDPDPEKAEVQEGFKRGAIHSFARHSRLGYTELNTYQQVHDDFMNSVVYLRKLGFKRISLKTGSYGMEALAMAIKFATEAKLDLLTMDGSGGGTGMSPWNMMESWGVPSILLHSKAHEYATRLAAKGERVVDMSFAGGFAKGSNIFKALAMGAPFTKMICMGRGMMIPGFLGANIEGVLNPERRTELSGNWDSLPASVSKYGKTAEEIFACYQDVEAKVGKDEMKNIPLGAVGIWCLVDKLSAGLQQLLAGARKFDLTGISRADIASANRETERETGIPFITDVMDDTAKKILDM; translated from the coding sequence TTGTTCACCTGGCCTAAATCCAACGATGTTCTCGGTTCCGTCAACCGGGGAAACGCTATCGAATCCGGATTGTGCACGCTCTGCCGCGCCGACTGCCAAGGCAAATGCGAAACCTGGCTCTCTTCCCTGCGCGGACGTGAGATGCTCTACCCCCGCGATTTCGGCATGGTCACCGCGGGCAGCGGCAACACCACCCATGTGGGTGTCTCCTACAACTCCCTGCGCATCCAGGGCCTCAATTACGGAGCCCTCGGCTCCAAGGGCACCAACGGCGACCACCTGTTCACGGACGTCAGCCTGGAAACGAGCTTCGGCGCCGAGGAAAAGACCAAATGTCGCGTGCCCTTCATGACCGGCGCACTCGGCTCCACTTTCATCGCAGCCAAATATTGGGACTCCTTTGCCGTGGGCTGCGCCCTGGTCGGCGCCCCCATCGTGGTCGGTGAAAACGTGGTCGGCGTGGACCGCGAGTCCATCATCCAGAACGGCCGCATCTCCTCCGCTCCCGAGTTGGATCGCCGCATCGAAACCTACATGCGCTACTACGACGGCTACGGCGCCATCATCGTCCAGCTGAACGTGGAAGACACCCGCAACGGCGTGGCCGAGTACGTGGCCGAAAAATACGGCGACAAGGTCATCATCGAGCTCAAATGGGGCCAGGGCGCCAAGAACATCGGCGGCGAAATCGAAGTCTCAAGCCTCGAATACGCCCTTTTCCTGAAAAAACGCGGCTACCTCGTCGACCCCGACCCGGAAAAGGCCGAAGTGCAGGAAGGCTTCAAGCGCGGTGCGATCCACAGCTTTGCCCGCCACAGCCGCCTGGGCTACACCGAGCTGAACACCTACCAACAGGTCCACGACGACTTCATGAACTCCGTGGTCTACCTGCGCAAGCTCGGCTTCAAACGCATTTCCCTGAAAACCGGCTCCTACGGCATGGAAGCCCTGGCCATGGCCATCAAGTTCGCCACCGAGGCCAAGCTCGACCTGCTGACCATGGACGGCTCCGGCGGCGGCACGGGCATGTCCCCCTGGAACATGATGGAAAGCTGGGGCGTTCCCTCCATCCTCCTGCACTCCAAGGCCCACGAATACGCCACCCGCCTGGCCGCCAAGGGTGAAAGGGTCGTGGACATGTCCTTTGCCGGAGGCTTTGCCAAGGGCAGCAACATCTTCAAGGCCCTGGCCATGGGCGCTCCCTTCACCAAGATGATCTGCATGGGCCGCGGCATGATGATTCCCGGGTTCCTGGGAGCCAACATAGAAGGCGTGCTGAACCCTGAACGCCGCACCGAACTCAGCGGCAACTGGGACAGCCTGCCCGCTTCCGTCTCCAAGTACGGCAAGACCGCAGAAGAAATCTTCGCCTGCTACCAGGACGTGGAAGCCAAGGTCGGCAAAGATGAAATGAAAAACATCCCACTGGGTGCCGTAGGCATCTGGTGCCTGGTCGACAAGCTCTCCGCAGGTCTCCAGCAGTTGCTGGCCGGTGCCCGCAAGTTCGACCTGACCGGCATCAGCCGCGCCGACATCGCCTCGGCCAATCGCGAGACCGAACGCGAAACCGGTATCCCGTTCATCACCGATGTCATGGACGACACTGCCAAGAAGATCCTGGACATGTAA